GATATGAGGGGAACGCAAAACCGTGTAGCGTCTGTTTCGTGTGGGCAAGGGAATGGGTCCCCTGATTTCAGACCCTGAGCGTTTCACTGCTTCTACAATTGCCATCACAGATCGATCTAACACCCTGTGATCATACGCTTTAAGTTTGAGGCGTATCTTTTCCATCCATATCCTCTTAAAGTCAAATTTTTAAAAGCCTAGATTTTAGGCAAAAATGCTTATCTAGTCAAGCCATGAGCCTTTTTTGCGCATTTGAGCATCTTAATGTTTTCCTTATTTAAAGGAAACTCTGATAGAATGCTCGCATGTGGGATGTTATCTTAGAAGAAGGCTTTACAAACGCCACTATGACACAGGAAATTTTTCCTAGATTCCATGCTTTAAATGCCTCCAAAATTTATTTTTATGGAAGTACGAAGGTAGGCAAGAGCGCATGCGCACTAGGGATTGCCCATGCTTTCAAACATCCTATTTACATAGATGGTAGCGATGCGCGCTTAGATTTTAACGCGCTCAAAGAGACTTTAATCAAACTCCATGTTGAGGGACGCATGGATATTCTCATTGCTAAACACTGCCCTAAAGATATTTTTTTGCCTCCTTTAGAGCCTATTATTCTCATTGGCTACACACCCTCAGCCCCAAAAAATTTTATGAGCAAATCCATTTGGCCTCTGCGTTTTCAAGAGTTCGCCCTATTGCAAAAAAAAGAACCCAACAATACCCTACTGGCCCGCTTTCTCAAAGAGGGCAATCTCCCAGAAACTCTGCACATGTCCCCCACTCAAAGAGTTCGCCGTAAACAAGAAATTTATGCCTTGTTTCTAGGCAATCAGCTGCCCATATTCAAGGCATTGTTGCGCTTCCAATCTCTAAGTGTAACCACACACCATCTCTACATACAGCTTAAAAAAATTCTCAAAATCTCTAAAGATAAACTTTATGAGTTCATGCAGTTTTTGCAGGCCAGTCAAAGTATCCTTTGTGTTCCTCCACTTGAGTCCAATTTAATGAGTCCCAAAAAGCTTTATTTTTGTGATTTCGCTCTACCCTATGCTTTTAGTCATACCCACCCTCTCCCTCCTGTTTTTGAAAACATGGTCGCCCTCGAACTCCGCCAATATTTTTATCAACTTTTCTATGAGGATTCTTGGCTTATTGGACGCAGAGCCACAGAAACTTTTTGCTTCCTCCCATGGGCATTCCCTACAAATTTAGAAACACGGATAGATCATCTCTTAAAACATTGCACTTTCCAAATCACGCATATATACATCATCACCATCAACTTTGAAGGAAGTGGCGTGATTAACACGCGCACCTACCACGCCTACAGCTTTACCACCTTTGCCCTAGAGATTTTGCCCACACTGCTAGCAAATTAGCTATAATGCCCCCAAAATTTAAGGACACCTTTGCACCCTCGTTTTCCCACGCAACAAATCTCTATCGGGCATGTTCTCATCGGAGGTGATGCCCCCATTAGCACCCAAAGCATGACCTTTAGCCAAACCTGCGACATTGAGGCGACTAAAGCCCAGATCGATCGCCTCAAACTTGCCGGGGCGGATTTGGTGCGCGTAGCCGTGCGCCATAAAAAAGACGCCTTAGCTCTTAAAGAACTTAAAAAAGTCGCCTCTTTGCCTTTGATTGCTGATATCCATTTTCACCATCATTTAGCCTTGATTGCAGCTGAAAGTGTGGATGCGATCCGCATTAATCCGGGCAATATCGGCGCGCCTGAGAAAATCAAGGCGGTAGCCCAAGCTTGTAATGCGCGCAACTTGCCTATTCGAATCGGAGTCAATGGAGGGAGCCTAGAAAAACCCTTTGAGCTCAAATATGGCGCGACGCCTGAGGGGATGGTGCAATCCGCCCTTTATAATATTAAATTCTTAGAAGATGCCGGCTTTACTAATATAAAAATTTCTCTCAAAGCTAGCGATGTGGAGCGCACGATTGCCGCTTACCAGCAATTACGCCCCCTTGTGCCCTACCCTTTTCACTTGGGGGTAACAGAAGCAGGGAGTTTGTTCCACTCCAGCATTAAAAGTGCGATGGCCTTAGGGCAATTACTGCGCGAGGGGATTGGAGACACCATGCGCGTGTCTATCACGGGAGAACTTGAGGAAGAGATTCGCGTAGCTAAGGCGATTTTGCGCTATAGTGGGCGGCAAAAAGAAGGCATTACTTTTATTTCCTGCCCCACTTGCGGGCGCATTGAGTCCAACTTGGTGGCGATGATGAGTCAAGTCGAGCAACGCCTAGCCCATATCAAAATTCCCCTAGATGTGAGCGTGATGGGCTGTGTGGTCAATGCGCTAGGAGAGGCCAAACACGCCGATATAGCCATCGCCTTTGGTAAAAAAAGCGGTTTGATTATCAAAAAAGGCAAGGTGATCCACAAACTCCCCGAAGACCAACTTTTAGAAACTTTCGTAACCGAAGTGCAAACCTTAGCCTTAGAACAACAAAAAGAGGACATCCATGCAAAAATTTAAACTTTTCGTAAGCGATTATCAAAATTCTCCTGAGTATAGAAAACCTTTAGCCTTTGGGATCGCTAAAATTGCACGCGGGCAAAAGAGTGCTAAACCCTTGTGCGCCACTTTTCCCGTGCTAAACTGGGGAGAGGAGTGTTTAGGCTCCTATGCGGTGTTTATGGAAGCCATCAAGCATTGCCTACCCCTGTATGCGCAAGAGGAGGAGAGGGTTAGCGAGGTTGTTTATGGGATTGATAAGAACTTTATCCATCGTGCCTTAGAACTCTATGCTCCCTTTTTACAAGAGGTCTTGCATGATAAAAACAGCCACAAAAATATTCAAGTGGTCTTAGAGTTAGCCAAAGCCTTAGAAAACGATCAACTCTACACATCCTTAGTGCAAGAAGTACACCCTAGTTGTGAGCTCGCCACAAAAGAACACGCCACTAACCTCTCTACACAATACCACCATAATTATCATCTTGTAGTGATCTATGAGGATAAGCCTTGTTTAAGTTTGGAGAGTGCTTACATGAAACTGCTTGCCCTTTCTTTGGGTAAAGCCCCCTTGCGCAGTTTGAATTTAGAGGGCATTTTTTCTCTATTGCCCAATGTGGCTTGGAGTGGCCACACACCTTATGAACTTGAATGGCTTCGCGAACACGAAATTGCGCTTAAAATGCAAGATAAATACCCTTGCATTGATTTTGTAGACAAATTCCCACGCTATTTAATGCAGATGATCCCCCAACATGATAACATCCGCCTACTTGATAGCTCTAAAACACGCTTTGGGGCATATTTGGGCAAGGGGGGGTATACACAGATGCCCGGAGCCAGTTACATTAATTTTAATGCAGGCGTAGAGGGGGCTTGCATGAATGAAGGGCGTATTAGCTCTTCTGTAGTGGTGGGTGAGGGCACGGACATAGGCGGAGGGGCTAGCGTGCTAGGCGTGCTCTCTGGAGGCAATAGCCAGCCTATCAGTATTGGTAAGAATTGTTTGTTGGGGGCTAATTGCGTGCTGGGCATTAGCTTGGGAGATGGCTGTATTGTGGATGCAGGTATTGGAGTGCTAGCAGGAACCATTTTTGAGATTGCTCCTAAGAGCGCGCACGAGTTACAAAAAGTCAACCCTACCTTTACGCCCAAACCTGAGGGACTTTACAAGGGTAAGGAACTCTCAGGCTTGCATGGTCTGCACTTCAGACAAGAGAGTCGGAGTGGGAAGATGATCGCTTTTAGAAGTGTGCGCAAGATCGCTTTGAATGAAAGTTTACACCACTAAGTTTTGTGTTAATATACAAACTCAAGTTTTCTAAGGGGTTTGTATGATGTCCTTAAATATCGTGTTGCGTGGGTTATTGGGGTTGCTCTTATGTGTGCTTTGGCTCGAAGGTGCTGATTCCACCCCAACTCCTCCACCCTCTCAAAATGCTCAAGAAACACCCGTCCCACCCCCGACCCCTCCTAAAAATCCTCCCACTTTGCAACAACCCCCCGCTACACCGCCTATGACCGATCGCCTCACACCTCCGGCAATGGCTCAAGACGCTCTAAGTGCAGGAATTACAGCCGTAAAGCGCGGGGATTATAAAAGCGCGTTCAGATTGTTTGTGCAATCTTGTGATCAAGGCAATCCGGCAGGCTGTTTTGCCGTGGGCACGATGTATTCTAATGGTGTGGGGATTCAAGTAGACATGGATAAAGCGCAACGCTATTACGAATTAGGGTGCTCTGGGGGGGATGCGAGCGCGTGCGCGGATCTGGCCCAAGTCTATGACTCCAAAAAACAAGCCACCCTAGATGATAAAGAAAAAGCTGCCCAGCTTTACGCGGTAGGGTGCTCTGGGGGGGATGTCTTGGCCTGCAATAACTTAGGCTGGATGTATGCTAATGGCGTGGGTGTGCCCAAGAATTACTACAAGGCGATTGAATACTACAAATACGCCTGCGAACATGGAAGTGATTTAGGGTGTTATAATTTAGGGCTGATGTCCAACGTAAAAAATATCTATGGCTTTAATAAAGCACAACTGAGCAATGTGGATTTAAATTATTTGGCATGCAATGCGGGAGATATTCAAGGTTGTGCTAATTTGGGTTGGATTTATGCTAAGGGTGAGCAGGGAGTGCCTGTGAACAATTTCTTTGCAGCCAAGTATTTTGAAAAAGCCTGTCAGGGGGGCAATCTCTCAGGGTGCAATAATTTGGGTGTGCTCTATCAAAAAGGTTTGGGTGTGCCCCAAAACGATCAGCGCGCTTTGGATCTCTTTTCTTATGTGTGTAATTACGGCCTGCAGTCAGGGTGTGATAATTACAGCCTTTTTAAAGAAAAACTTCTTAAAGCCAATCCCAATTACGGGCGGCTTTTTATGTCTTTGGAACGCTAAAGAATTTTGGGCACGATAAAATACCCCTCTTGGGCGCGGGGCGCGTGGGATAAAATATCTGTAGAGATTGAGGGGGCATGTGTGGGCGTGTCCGCTCTTAAAGGAGTGGGGGGTTGCTCTAAGGGGGGTGTGTTCTCTAGGTCTAGGGTTTCTAAAGCTTCCATGAAGACTAAGATTTCCTCCAAATGCTCTTGAATTTGAGGGTCATCAATTTCCAGCATAGAAAGCTGAGTTAGTCTGTGAAGCAGAGGTTCATCAATATGCATAGGCATCCTTTTTTAGAAGCATTTTACCATGTCCTAAGCACAGATATAAAGAGGTTTTAATGCAATTTGTCTATTCGAGCACGCGAGAATTAGATGCGCGCGCCCAAGAAAAGTTTCATGTGAGCGCAGAACTCTTAATGGAGAATGCAGCTATGGCTCTCCAGCAAGCGATTTACAAACACCCACCTCAGCGCGTGTTAGTGGTGTGCGGAGGGGGCGATAATGGAGGCGATGGCTACGCTTTAGCGCGACATCTGCAAGGAAGTGCCTATGAAGTGTGTTGTTATGCGCACAAACCCCCAAAAAGTGCGCTATGCCAACTACAATTTGAGCGCACACGGCGCGCAGGAGTGCGCATGCTAGATCAAATAGAGCCTTGTGGGATTGTGCTAGATTGCCTCTATGGTTCGGGTTTTAAAGGGGAATTGAGCGCGCAAGATCAAGACTTGATCACGCGTTTGAATACCATGAGTGGGGTGAAAATTGCCTGCGATGTGCCCAGCGGATTAGATTCACAAGGGCGCGTCAGTGCGCTAGCTTTCAAGGCGGACACCACTATTAGCATGGGCGCGCTCAAAAGTGCGCTGTTTAGCGATGTGGCTAAGGATTTTGTAGGGGAAATCGTGGTGGGGGATTTGGGCATAGGGCGCGCGCCCTATGAAGAACCTAGCGATCTGTTTTTACTAGAAGAAAAAGATTTGATCTTACCCCTGCGCTCTAAGCACAATGTGCACAAGGGCTATTTTGGGCATGTGGGTGTGTGGGTGGGCACGCAGAGGGGCGCGGGCTTTTTGGCGGGTTTGAGTGCGCTCAAGTTTGGGGCGGGTTTGGTGAGTGTGTTAGGGGATCACGCGCTTGTAGAGCAAAAACCCCTAGAGTTGATGTATGCGCCAGACATTCCCTCCCAAGCAAATGCGTTTGTAATGGGCATGGGCATGGGCACCCCTCCGCCATGTCTTGAACAAATGCTAGAACAAGCCCCCTGTGTGCTGGATGCGGACATGTTTTACCTGCCCCATCTTAAAGAGATTTTAGAGGGTTCTAGCCAACTCGTGCTCACCCCCCACCCTAAGGAATTTGCCGCCTTGCTCCAAGCTATAGGTTTTAAAGTGGATTTATCCCAAGTGCTAGAATCGCGCTTAGGATACCTGCAAGCTTTCAGTCATGCCTACCCCCATGTAGTGGTGTTGCTCAAGGGGGCTAATACTTATATTGCACACCATGAACAAATTTATATCAACAATTTAGGCGCGCCCTCTTTGGCTAAGGGGGGAAGTGGGGATGTGTTAGCGGGCATGGTGGGCGCATTGCTCGCACAGGGTTATAGCCCTTTAGATGCCGCAATTAGTGCGAGTTTGGCCCACGCTCTAGCAGGACGCTCAGAAGCGCAAAGTTACGCGCTCACTCCCACATCTCTAATCAATCATTTAAGTGGGTTGTGATGGCATTTTCAACGGCGCAGATTCTCCCCCCCAAAGATGATTTTATTCTTGATATGGAGCGCATGGTCCTTGCTGCGGTTTTAGAGGGAGATTGTTACGAAAATATGGCGGCTTTGCTCAAGCCAAGCGATTTTTTTCATCCTATCCATGGCCTCCTTTTCCAACTTTGCGGGCAACTGCATCAAGAAAATCTCCCTATTGATGGCAAGATTCTATTAAGCAAACTTTCTAGTGAGAAAGATCGAAAAATCCTTTTTGAGGTGATGGCTACATCTCCTGTCGTGCATTTAGAACCTTATATTGAGGCTATCAAGCAAGAATCCATGCGCCGTTCCCTTTTGAGGATTTGCATGGATGGGCGCGAACAATGCTACGCCCAACGCCCCAGTGCGCAGATTTTAGATAACTTGGAACGAGAGATTTACGCCCTCTCTGTGCAAAGCGTGCGCGGAGGCTTTAAAGACGCGCCCACAGTGGTTAAAACCACGATGGATATGATTTATGAGGCCAAACTTAGGGGCAATAGTCAAATCTTGGGTTTAGATACAGGTTTTAGCGAACTCAACCGCTACACTGCTGGATTTCAAAAGGGGGATTTAATTGTAGTGGGCGCGCGCCCGGCTATGGGCAAGACAAGCTTTGTGCTCAATATCACCCAAACCGCTCTAAGCCACAATAAAGGTGTGGCGTTTTTTAGCATGGAAATGGGCGCAGAGCAACTGATGTTGCGTTTACTTTCAAGCTTGGCTTCTGTGCATGCTTATGACCTTAAAATGGGCCGTCTTCAAGACTATGAGTGGGAAAAATTAACTTCGAGCGCGCAAATCTTGAACGATAAATCCCTATTTATTGATGACACTAGCATGCTCACCTTAGAATATGTCCGCTCCAAAATGCGCCAAATCAAAGCCCAGCACCCAGAAATTGCCTTAGTCATCATTGACTACATTCAGTTGATGTCTAGCAATCATACCGAACTGCCCCGCCACGCCCAGATTTCTGAGATTTCGCGCGGGCTGAAAGTCTTAGCCCGCGAGCTAGAAATTCCCATCATTGCCCTAAGCCAGCTCAACCGCTCACTAGAGAGTCGTGAGGACAAACGCCCCATTCTCTCCGATCTCAAAGAGAGCGGGGCGATCGAACAAGATGCCGATCAAGTGCTCTTTCTTTATCGCGATGAGGTTTATAAACACCGCGCCCAAAACGATCTTTTGGCCAAATTGCGCAAAGATGGCAAGCATGAAGAGGTCAAAAAACTCGAAGTCCAAATTGACACCCAGCGCAAAGAGGAGTTTCAACGTAATCAGGGCGTGGAGGATGCTGAGATTATTTTGGCTAAAAATCGTAATGGGGATATTGGGACAATTAGAGTCGCCTTCAACAAACCTTATACTCGCTTTGAAGATCGCAAGGCTAAAGA
This portion of the Helicobacter felis ATCC 49179 genome encodes:
- the rpsJ gene encoding 30S ribosomal protein S10, with the protein product MEKIRLKLKAYDHRVLDRSVMAIVEAVKRSGSEIRGPIPLPTRNRRYTVLRSPHINKDSREQFEIRVHSRLIDIMSATPETVDSLMKLDLAPEVDVEVTSMEGK
- a CDS encoding ATP-binding protein, with amino-acid sequence MWDVILEEGFTNATMTQEIFPRFHALNASKIYFYGSTKVGKSACALGIAHAFKHPIYIDGSDARLDFNALKETLIKLHVEGRMDILIAKHCPKDIFLPPLEPIILIGYTPSAPKNFMSKSIWPLRFQEFALLQKKEPNNTLLARFLKEGNLPETLHMSPTQRVRRKQEIYALFLGNQLPIFKALLRFQSLSVTTHHLYIQLKKILKISKDKLYEFMQFLQASQSILCVPPLESNLMSPKKLYFCDFALPYAFSHTHPLPPVFENMVALELRQYFYQLFYEDSWLIGRRATETFCFLPWAFPTNLETRIDHLLKHCTFQITHIYIITINFEGSGVINTRTYHAYSFTTFALEILPTLLAN
- the ispG gene encoding flavodoxin-dependent (E)-4-hydroxy-3-methylbut-2-enyl-diphosphate synthase, whose amino-acid sequence is MHPRFPTQQISIGHVLIGGDAPISTQSMTFSQTCDIEATKAQIDRLKLAGADLVRVAVRHKKDALALKELKKVASLPLIADIHFHHHLALIAAESVDAIRINPGNIGAPEKIKAVAQACNARNLPIRIGVNGGSLEKPFELKYGATPEGMVQSALYNIKFLEDAGFTNIKISLKASDVERTIAAYQQLRPLVPYPFHLGVTEAGSLFHSSIKSAMALGQLLREGIGDTMRVSITGELEEEIRVAKAILRYSGRQKEGITFISCPTCGRIESNLVAMMSQVEQRLAHIKIPLDVSVMGCVVNALGEAKHADIAIAFGKKSGLIIKKGKVIHKLPEDQLLETFVTEVQTLALEQQKEDIHAKI
- a CDS encoding 2,3,4,5-tetrahydropyridine-2,6-carboxylate N-succinyltransferase — translated: MQKFKLFVSDYQNSPEYRKPLAFGIAKIARGQKSAKPLCATFPVLNWGEECLGSYAVFMEAIKHCLPLYAQEEERVSEVVYGIDKNFIHRALELYAPFLQEVLHDKNSHKNIQVVLELAKALENDQLYTSLVQEVHPSCELATKEHATNLSTQYHHNYHLVVIYEDKPCLSLESAYMKLLALSLGKAPLRSLNLEGIFSLLPNVAWSGHTPYELEWLREHEIALKMQDKYPCIDFVDKFPRYLMQMIPQHDNIRLLDSSKTRFGAYLGKGGYTQMPGASYINFNAGVEGACMNEGRISSSVVVGEGTDIGGGASVLGVLSGGNSQPISIGKNCLLGANCVLGISLGDGCIVDAGIGVLAGTIFEIAPKSAHELQKVNPTFTPKPEGLYKGKELSGLHGLHFRQESRSGKMIAFRSVRKIALNESLHH
- a CDS encoding tetratricopeptide repeat protein, encoding MMSLNIVLRGLLGLLLCVLWLEGADSTPTPPPSQNAQETPVPPPTPPKNPPTLQQPPATPPMTDRLTPPAMAQDALSAGITAVKRGDYKSAFRLFVQSCDQGNPAGCFAVGTMYSNGVGIQVDMDKAQRYYELGCSGGDASACADLAQVYDSKKQATLDDKEKAAQLYAVGCSGGDVLACNNLGWMYANGVGVPKNYYKAIEYYKYACEHGSDLGCYNLGLMSNVKNIYGFNKAQLSNVDLNYLACNAGDIQGCANLGWIYAKGEQGVPVNNFFAAKYFEKACQGGNLSGCNNLGVLYQKGLGVPQNDQRALDLFSYVCNYGLQSGCDNYSLFKEKLLKANPNYGRLFMSLER
- the gatC gene encoding Asp-tRNA(Asn)/Glu-tRNA(Gln) amidotransferase subunit GatC gives rise to the protein MHIDEPLLHRLTQLSMLEIDDPQIQEHLEEILVFMEALETLDLENTPPLEQPPTPLRADTPTHAPSISTDILSHAPRAQEGYFIVPKIL
- a CDS encoding bifunctional ADP-dependent NAD(P)H-hydrate dehydratase/NAD(P)H-hydrate epimerase, encoding MQFVYSSTRELDARAQEKFHVSAELLMENAAMALQQAIYKHPPQRVLVVCGGGDNGGDGYALARHLQGSAYEVCCYAHKPPKSALCQLQFERTRRAGVRMLDQIEPCGIVLDCLYGSGFKGELSAQDQDLITRLNTMSGVKIACDVPSGLDSQGRVSALAFKADTTISMGALKSALFSDVAKDFVGEIVVGDLGIGRAPYEEPSDLFLLEEKDLILPLRSKHNVHKGYFGHVGVWVGTQRGAGFLAGLSALKFGAGLVSVLGDHALVEQKPLELMYAPDIPSQANAFVMGMGMGTPPPCLEQMLEQAPCVLDADMFYLPHLKEILEGSSQLVLTPHPKEFAALLQAIGFKVDLSQVLESRLGYLQAFSHAYPHVVVLLKGANTYIAHHEQIYINNLGAPSLAKGGSGDVLAGMVGALLAQGYSPLDAAISASLAHALAGRSEAQSYALTPTSLINHLSGL
- the dnaB gene encoding replicative DNA helicase; amino-acid sequence: MAFSTAQILPPKDDFILDMERMVLAAVLEGDCYENMAALLKPSDFFHPIHGLLFQLCGQLHQENLPIDGKILLSKLSSEKDRKILFEVMATSPVVHLEPYIEAIKQESMRRSLLRICMDGREQCYAQRPSAQILDNLEREIYALSVQSVRGGFKDAPTVVKTTMDMIYEAKLRGNSQILGLDTGFSELNRYTAGFQKGDLIVVGARPAMGKTSFVLNITQTALSHNKGVAFFSMEMGAEQLMLRLLSSLASVHAYDLKMGRLQDYEWEKLTSSAQILNDKSLFIDDTSMLTLEYVRSKMRQIKAQHPEIALVIIDYIQLMSSNHTELPRHAQISEISRGLKVLARELEIPIIALSQLNRSLESREDKRPILSDLKESGAIEQDADQVLFLYRDEVYKHRAQNDLLAKLRKDGKHEEVKKLEVQIDTQRKEEFQRNQGVEDAEIILAKNRNGDIGTIRVAFNKPYTRFEDRKAKDNPPQEEAQPTKFTPAPASELTPANELF